One Camelus bactrianus isolate YW-2024 breed Bactrian camel chromosome 14, ASM4877302v1, whole genome shotgun sequence genomic region harbors:
- the C1QTNF9 gene encoding complement C1q and tumor necrosis factor-related protein 9A isoform X1: MRIWCLLLVSGVWAGVGNSQDTCRQGHPGVPGNPGHNGLPGRDGRDGAKGDKGDSGEPGHPGGPGKDGMAGEKGEPGAHGNVEAKGMKGDQGARGPPGKHGPKGLVGPVGEKGLRGDAGPPGQKGEKGDVGPLGPDGPKGSTGPSGPAGLPGPMGPVGKPGPKGDPGPLGPQGEPGVRGVRGWKGDRGEKGKIGETPVLPKSAFTVGLTVLSKFPPSGVPIRFDRILYNEFNHYDVATGKFTCHIAGAYYFTYHVTVFSRNVQVSLVKNGVKMLHTKDGYMSSEDQASGGLVLQLKLGDEVWLQVTGGERFNGLFADEDDDTTFTGFLLFSSS, from the exons ATGAGGATCTGGTGCCTCCTGCTTGTCTCCGGAGTCTGGGCAGGGGTTGGGAACTCACAGGACACCTGCCGGCAGGGCCACCCTGGCGTCCCAGGGAACCCTGGTCACAATGGATTGCCTGGAAGGGATGGACGAGATGGAGCGAAGGGTGACAAGGGGGATTCAG GCGAACCAGGACATCCAGGTGGTCCAGGGAAGGACGGGATGGCCGGAGAGAAAGGGGAACCAG GGGCACATGGAAACGTTGAAGCAAAGGGCATGAAAGGCGATCAGGGCGCCAGAGGACCCCCAGGAAAACACGGGCCAAAGGGACTCGTGGGCCCCGTGGGAGAGAAAGGCCTCAGAGGAGACGCGGGCCCCCCAGGGcagaagggggagaagggtgATGTGGGGCCCCTTGGTCCAGACGGGCCAAAGGGCAGCACTGGGCCTTCGGGCCCAGCGGGCTTACCTGGCCCCATGGGCCCCGTGGGCAAGCCTGGTCCCAAGGGAGACCCTGGACCCCTGGGGCCCCAGGGTGAGCCAGGGGTCCGGGGAGTGAGAGGCTGGAAAGGGGACcgaggagaaaaagggaaaattggTGAGACTCCAGTCCTGCCCAAAAGCGCCTTCACCGTGGGGCTCACGGTACTGAGCAAGTTCCCGCCGTCCGGTGTCCCCATCAGATTCGACAGGATCCTGTACAATGAGTTCAACCACTACGACGTGGCCACGGGGAAATTCACCTGCCACATCGCCGGGGCCTATTACTTCACCTACCACGTCACAGTCTTCTCCAGGAACGTCCAGGTGTCCCTGGTCAAAAACGGGGTAAAAATGCTGCACACCAAGGACGGGTACATGAGCTCTGAGGACCAGGCGTCCGGCGGCCTCGTCCTGCAGCTGAAGCTTGGGGACGAGGTGTGGCTGCAGGTGACGGGCGGGGAGAGGTTCAACGGCCTGTTCGCGGACGAGGATGATGACACAACCTTCACAGGGTTCCTCCTGTTCAGCAGCTCGTGA
- the C1QTNF9 gene encoding complement C1q and tumor necrosis factor-related protein 9A isoform X2, producing MKATQCLLCSCSGFGAEMGRLSVKGQTVNIFSFVGHSVSVTTTQLCRRRKSRVDNALGGAHGNVEAKGMKGDQGARGPPGKHGPKGLVGPVGEKGLRGDAGPPGQKGEKGDVGPLGPDGPKGSTGPSGPAGLPGPMGPVGKPGPKGDPGPLGPQGEPGVRGVRGWKGDRGEKGKIGETPVLPKSAFTVGLTVLSKFPPSGVPIRFDRILYNEFNHYDVATGKFTCHIAGAYYFTYHVTVFSRNVQVSLVKNGVKMLHTKDGYMSSEDQASGGLVLQLKLGDEVWLQVTGGERFNGLFADEDDDTTFTGFLLFSSS from the exons ATGAAGGCCACCCAGTGTTTGCTCTGCAGCTGCTCCGGATTCGGTGCAGAGATGGGCAGACTTTCCGtgaagggccagacagtaaatattttcagctttgtgggcCACTCGGTCTCAgtcacaactactcagctctgccgtCGTAGGAAAAGCCGCGTGGACAATGCGTTAggag GGGCACATGGAAACGTTGAAGCAAAGGGCATGAAAGGCGATCAGGGCGCCAGAGGACCCCCAGGAAAACACGGGCCAAAGGGACTCGTGGGCCCCGTGGGAGAGAAAGGCCTCAGAGGAGACGCGGGCCCCCCAGGGcagaagggggagaagggtgATGTGGGGCCCCTTGGTCCAGACGGGCCAAAGGGCAGCACTGGGCCTTCGGGCCCAGCGGGCTTACCTGGCCCCATGGGCCCCGTGGGCAAGCCTGGTCCCAAGGGAGACCCTGGACCCCTGGGGCCCCAGGGTGAGCCAGGGGTCCGGGGAGTGAGAGGCTGGAAAGGGGACcgaggagaaaaagggaaaattggTGAGACTCCAGTCCTGCCCAAAAGCGCCTTCACCGTGGGGCTCACGGTACTGAGCAAGTTCCCGCCGTCCGGTGTCCCCATCAGATTCGACAGGATCCTGTACAATGAGTTCAACCACTACGACGTGGCCACGGGGAAATTCACCTGCCACATCGCCGGGGCCTATTACTTCACCTACCACGTCACAGTCTTCTCCAGGAACGTCCAGGTGTCCCTGGTCAAAAACGGGGTAAAAATGCTGCACACCAAGGACGGGTACATGAGCTCTGAGGACCAGGCGTCCGGCGGCCTCGTCCTGCAGCTGAAGCTTGGGGACGAGGTGTGGCTGCAGGTGACGGGCGGGGAGAGGTTCAACGGCCTGTTCGCGGACGAGGATGATGACACAACCTTCACAGGGTTCCTCCTGTTCAGCAGCTCGTGA